A single window of Penaeus vannamei isolate JL-2024 chromosome 24, ASM4276789v1, whole genome shotgun sequence DNA harbors:
- the LOC138866264 gene encoding uncharacterized protein produces MIDHCVNRENLVFATTTTNIPTTDWTPPKKTERPLPLPKNPPPHSPYLMNPCLATPRAPFPSRLSPPHSPPAVSEQAGALADSPASPRNKTPQQSSNIPQVKTKNEASTQVTPRRSSKKRQNKKKNNQKELDPNRQWDDATHHQVPGVPPPTAPPPTPSPAPAVPTVVINNHGERADQVAEDEGFVTVTSKKQRKKQEKNDKRQNP; encoded by the exons ATGATCGACCACTGTGTTAATAGGGAAAATCTGGtgtttgcaacaacaacaactaacatCCCAACCACGGACTGGACGCCGCCGAAAAAGACAG aacgccctctacctctacccaagAACCCCCCTCCACACTCTCCATACCTGATGAACCCATGCCTAGCGACCCCCcgagctcccttcccctcccggctatcccccccccactccccgcccgcaGTGAGCGAGCAGGCGGgcgcccttgctgactcgccagCCTCCCCGAGAAACAAGACACCTCAGCAGTCCTCGAACATCCCGCAAGTCAAGACGAAAAACGAGGCATCTACACAAGTAACGCCTAGGCGAAGCtctaagaaaagacaaaacaaaaagaaaaacaatcagaagGAACTCGACCCCAATCGCCAGTGGGATGACGCAACTCATCACCAGGTGCCAGGAgtcccccctcccactgcccccccccccactccatccccagcTCCAGCAGTGCCGACGGTCGTGATAAACAACCACGGAGAAAGAGCGGACCAAGTTGCTGAGGACGAAGGTTTCGTCACAGTAACatcaaagaaacaaaggaaaaaacaagagaagaacgaCAAGCGGCAAAACCCTTAG
- the LOC138866179 gene encoding uncharacterized protein, translating to MKFAVAVLVCLAAAVVAHADPEPHYFHSPYYYYPHYNYPRHHHLEPLKGDGVARHPGGGTSFVAPRVHGLKKRSADPMPVADPQPAADPEPAADPDPSNSYSYQVVHHGHPHYGYNHGYRYPYYGYRYSHHYGYPYTYHKHHKRSVDLEPEPQPHYSYHGRPHYYNRYYHGYPHYYPYYAGYRYRYRG from the exons ATGAAGTTCGCG GTAGCTGTACTGGTGTGTTTGGCAGCGGCTGTGGTTGCGCACGCCGATCCCGAACCACACTACTTCCATTCTCCTTACTATTACTACCCTCACTATAACTATCCCCGTCACCATCACCTAGAGCCTCTGAAGGGCGATGGAGTGGCCAGGCATCCTGGTGGCGgcacctccttcgtggctcctcgaGTTCACGGTCTGAAAAAGCGCTCAGCTGACCCCATGCCGGTCGCTGACCCTCAACCAGCAGCTGATCCTGAACCAGCAGCTGACCCTGATCCCTCCAACAGCTATAGTTATCAGGTAGTCCATCATGGCCATCCTCACTACGGCTACAACCATGGCTATCGCTACCCCTACTATGGCTACCGTTACAGCCATCACTATGGCTACCCTTACACCTACCACAAGCACCACAAGAGATCAGTCGACCTTGAACCCGAACCTCAACCTCATTACAGCTATCACGGACGCCCTCACTACTACAACAGATACTATCACGGTTACCCCCACTACTATCCTTACTACGCCGGTTACCGCTACCGCtacaggggataa
- the LOC113821827 gene encoding uncharacterized protein, which yields MKFAVAVLVCLAAAVVAHADPEPHYFRSPYYYYPHYYYPRHHHLEPLKGDGVARHPGGSTSFVASRVHGLKKRSADPMPEADPEPAADPEPVADPDPSKSYSYQVVHRGYPHYGYHHGYRYPYYGYRYSHHYGYPYTYHKHHKRSADPEPEAEPHYRYYGHPHYYKGYYHGYPYSYPYYAGYRYRYRG from the exons ATGAAGTTCGCG GTAGCTGTACTGGTGTGTTTGGCAGCGGCTGTGGTTGCGCACGCCGATCCCGAACCACACTACTTCCGCTCTCCTTACTATTACTACCCTCACTATTACTATCCCCGTCACCATCACCTAGAGCCTCTGAAGGGCGATGGAGTGGCCAGGCATCCTGGTGGCAGCACCTCCTTCGTGGCTTCTCGAGTTCACGGTCTGAAAAAGCGCTCAGCTGACCCCATGCCGGAAGCTGACCCCGAACCAGCAGCTGATCCTGAACCAGTAGCTGACCCTGATCCCTCCAAGAGCTATAGTTACCAGGTAGTCCATCGTGGCTATCCCCACTACGGCTACCACCATGGCTATCGCTACCCCTACTATGGCTACCGTTACAGCCATCACTATGGCTACCCTTACACCTACCACAAGCACCACAAGAGATCAGCCGACCCTGAACCCGAAGCTGAACCTCACTACAGATATTACGGACACCCTCACTACTACAAAGGATATTATCACGGTTATCCTTACTCCTATCCTTACTACGCCGGTTACCGCTACCGCtacaggggataa
- the LOC113821787 gene encoding uncharacterized protein, whose amino-acid sequence MKLTAIVLVCLATAVVTHADPEPHKYHHYPYHHYSYHQYPYHHYSPRHHYVKHPAAGTYSVSAQVHGLTKRSADPMPEADPQPVADPDPSNSYSYQVVHHGHPRYGYHHGYRYPFNNYRYNNYYAYPHTYHSHHKRSVESEPEPQPHYSYHGRPHYYNRYYHGYPHYYPYYAGYRYGYRG is encoded by the exons ATGAAGCTTACG GCAATCGTACTGGTGTGTTTGGCAACGGCCGTGGTAACCCACGCCGATCCCGAGCCACACAAGTACCACCACTACCCCTACCACCACTACTCCTACCACCAATACCCCTACCATCACTACTCTCCTCGCCACCACTATGTCAAGCATCCGGCTGCCGGCACCTACTCCGTCAGCGCTCAAGTCCATGGCCTCACCAAACGCTCAGCTGATCCCATGCCGGAAGCTGACCCTCAACCAGTAGCTGACCCTGATCCCTCCAACAGCTATAGTTACCAGGTAGTCCACCATGGCCATCCTCGCTATGGATACCACCATGGTTATCGCTACCCTTTCAATAACTACCGCTACAACAACTACTATGCTTATCCTCACACATACCACAGCCACCACAAGAGATCAGTCGAATCGGAACCCGAACCTCAACCTCATTACAGCTATCACGGACGCCCTCACTACTACAACAGATACTATCACGGTTACCCCCACTACTATCCTTACTACGCCGGTTACCGCTACGGCtacaggggataa
- the LOC138866265 gene encoding uncharacterized protein, translated as MSLAENVNQWLPLWAKKTMAQRALRYVWGVITEKGGFASNPQRRPVLSEPPTGPAMKFAVAVLVCLAAAVVAHADPEPHYFRSPYYYYPHYYYPRHHHLEPLKGDGVARHPGGGTSFVAPRVHGLKKRSADPMPEADLEPAADPEPVADPDPSNSYSYQVVHHGHPRYGYHHGYRYPYSGYRHSNFYGYPHTYHSHHKRSVESEPEPQPHYSYYGRPHYYNRYYHGYPHYYPYYAGYRYRYRG; from the exons ATGTCACTTGCTGAGAATGTAAACCAGTGGCTCCCACTCTGG GCAAAGAAGACAATGGCGCAGAGAGCACTTAGATATGTCTGGGGTGTTATCACCGAAAAag GAGGCTTCGCAAGCAATCCGCAGAGACGACCCGTCCTCAGTGAGCCTCCGACAGGACCAGCCATGAAGTTCGCG GTAGCTGTACTGGTGTGTTTGGCAGCGGCTGTGGTTGCGCACGCCGATCCCGAACCACACTACTTCCGCTCTCCTTACTATTACTACCCTCACTATTACTATCCCCGTCACCATCACCTAGAGCCTCTGAAGGGCGATGGAGTGGCCAGGCATCCTGGTGGCGGCACCTCCTTTGTGGCTCCTCGAGTTCACGGTCTGAAAAAGCGCTCAGCTGACCCCATGCCGGAAGCTGACCTCGAACCAGCAGCTGATCCTGAACCAGTAGCTGACCCTGATCCATCCAACAGCTATAGTTACCAGGTAGTCCACCATGGCCATCCTCGCTATGGATACCACCATGGCTATCGCTACCCTTACTCTGGGTACCGCCACTCCAATTTCTATGGTTATCCTCACACATACCACAGCCACCACAAGAGATCAGTCGAATCGGAACCCGAACCTCAACCTCATTACAGCTATTACGGACGCCCTCACTACTACAACAGATACTATCACGGTTACCCCCACTACTATCCTTACTACGCCGGTTACCGCTACCGCtacaggggataa
- the LOC138866266 gene encoding uncharacterized protein, with translation MYLLYTGICSAINKNSLKVTVLRAVPFRVREPLLVEGHAQEPYIKRLPQAVSRHSVLGEPRRGPAMKLSAIALVCLAAAVVTHADPEPHKYHHYPYHYYYPRHHNVEPLEGDGVARHPGGGTSFVAPQVHGLTKRSADPMPEADPQPAADPDPSNSYSYQVVHHGHPRYGYHHGYRYPYSGYRHSNFYGYPHTYHSHHKRSVESEPEPQPHYSYHGRPHYYNRYYHGYPHYYPYYAGYRYRYRG, from the exons atgTACCTATTGTATACTGGtatatgcagtgcaataaacaagaat TCTTTGAAAGTAACGGTTCTAAGGGCTGTCCCTTTTCGGGTGCGTGAACCACTGCTTGTCGAAGGCCACGCACAGGAGCCGTATATAAAGCGGCTTCCACAAGCAGTCAGCAGACACAGCGTCCTCGGTGAGCCAAGAAGAGGTCCAGCCATGAAACTTTCG GCAATCGCACTGGTGTGTTTGGCAGCGGCCGTGGTAACACACGCCGATCCCGAGCCACACAAGTACCACCACTAcccctaccactactactaccctcGCCACCACAATGTCGAGCCACTGGAGGGCGATGGAGTGGCCAGGCATCCTGGTGGCGgcacctccttcgtggctcctcaaGTTCACGGCCTCACAAAGCGCTCAGCTGACCCCATGCCGGAAGCTGACCCTCAACCAGCAGCTGACCCTGATCCATCCAACAGCTATAGTTACCAGGTAGTCCACCATGGCCATCCTCGCTATGGATACCACCATGGCTATCGCTACCCTTACTCTGGGTACCGCCACTCCAATTTCTATGGTTACCCTCACACATACCACAGCCACCACAAGAGATCAGTCGAATCGGAACCCGAACCTCAACCTCATTACAGCTATCACGGACGCCCTCACTACTACAACAGATACTATCACGGTTACCCCCACTACTATCCTTACTACGCCGGTTACCGCTACCGCtacaggggataa